One genomic window of Lynx canadensis isolate LIC74 chromosome F2, mLynCan4.pri.v2, whole genome shotgun sequence includes the following:
- the PAG1 gene encoding phosphoprotein associated with glycosphingolipid-enriched microdomains 1 isoform X1, whose translation MGPSGSVLSSGQMQVVLWGSLAALVTFFLISFLIFLCSSCDREKKPRQHSGDHENLMNVPSDKEMFSRSITSLATDAPASSEQNGILTNGDILSEDSTLTCMQHYEEVQTSASDLLDSQDSSGKPKCHQSRELPRIPPDSAVDMMLNARAVDGDQGLGTEGPYEVLKDSSSQENMVEDCLYETVKEIKEVAAAVNPGKGHGSRSKSTSALKELPGPQAPQADFAEYASVDRNKKCRQSVNAETVLGNSCDLEEEAPPPVPVKLLDENENLQEKRESKTGDEGATEGTSETNKRFSSLSYKSREEDPTLTEEEISAMYSSVNKPGQSGNKSGQSLKAPESTYTSIQSAAQRSPSSCNDLYATVKDFEKTPNSGSMLPAAVRPSEEPEPDYEAIQALNREEEKATPETNGHRGLLPKENDYESIGDLQQCRDITRL comes from the exons ATGGGACCTTCGGGGAGCGTGCTGAGCAGCGGACAGATGCAGGTGGTCCTGTGGGGCAGTTTGGCGGCTCTCGTCACTTTCTTCctcatcagtttcctcatctttctgTGCTCCAGTTGTGACAG agaaaagaagccGAGACAGCACAGCGGGGACCACGAGAACCTGATGAACGTG CCTTCTGACAAGGAGATGTTCAGCCGCTCAATAACTAGCCTGGCCACAGATGCACCTGCCAGCAGTGAACAGAACGGAATACTCACCAATGGGGACA TTCTTTCAGAAGACAGTACTCTGACCTGCATGCAACATTATGAGGAAGTCCAGACCTCAGCTTCAGATCTGCTGGACTCCCAGGACAGCTCAGGGAAGCCAAAATGTCATCAGAGCCGGGAACTGCCCAGAATTCCTCCTGACAGCGCCGTGGACATGATGCTCAACGCGAGAGCCGTGGATGGGGACCAGGGCCTGGGGACGGAAGGGCCGTACGAAGTACTCAAGGATAGTTCCTCCCAAGAAAATATGGTGGAGGACTGCTTGTATGAAActgtgaaagaaattaaggaggtGGCGGCAGCTGTGAACCCAGGGAAAGGCCATGGCAGCAGGTCAAAGTCAACTTCCGCTTTGAAAGAGCTTCCGGGGCCTCAAGCCCCCCAAGCAGACTTTGCTGAGTATGCCTCGGTggacagaaacaaaaaatgtcGACAGAGTGTTAATGCAGAGACTGTTCTTGGAAATTCATGCGATCTGGAAGAGGAAGCCCCACCACCTGTCCCCGTTAAACTTCTGGATGAGAATGAAAACCttcaggagaagagagagagcaagacaggagACGAAGGAGCCACAGAGGGGACCAGTGAAACCAACAAG AGATTTAGTTCATTGTCGTACAAGTCCCGGGAAGAGGACCCAACTCTCACAGAAGAGGAG ATCTCAGCCATGTATTCATCAGTAAATAAACCTGGGCAGTCAGGGAATAAATCGGGACAGTCTCTTAAAGCTCCAGAGTCCACCTACACCTCCATCCAAAGCGCCGCTCAGAGATCCCCCTCTTCCTGTAACGATCTCTACGCGACTGTTAAAGACTTCGAGAAAACGCCAAACAGCGGTAGCATGCTTCCAGCAGCAGTGAGACCCAGTGAGGAACCCGAGCCCGATTATGAAGCAATACAGGCTctaaacagagaggaagaaaaggccaCCCCAGAGACCAATGGCCACCGCGGCCTTCTCCCGAAGGAGAATGACTATGAGAGCATTGGGGATTTGCAGCAGTGCAGAGACATCACCAGGCTCTAG
- the PAG1 gene encoding phosphoprotein associated with glycosphingolipid-enriched microdomains 1 isoform X2, producing MGPSGSVLSSGQMQVVLWGSLAALVTFFLISFLIFLCSSCDREKKPRQHSGDHENLMNVPSDKEMFSRSITSLATDAPASSEQNGILTNGDILSEDSTLTCMQHYEEVQTSASDLLDSQDSSGKPKCHQSRELPRIPPDSAVDMMLNARAVDGDQGLGTEGPYEVLKDSSSQENMVEDCLYETVKEIKEVAAAVNPGKGHGSRSKSTSALKELPGPQAPQADFAEYASVDRNKKCRQSVNAETVLGNSCDLEEEAPPPVPVKLLDENENLQEKRESKTGDEGATEGTSETNKRFSSLSYKSREEDPTLTEEETGQTSMAEFPKDDSSGFKSSDCQGLAKQSHQPVVKSSHANDQLTCGRPVLRSF from the exons ATGGGACCTTCGGGGAGCGTGCTGAGCAGCGGACAGATGCAGGTGGTCCTGTGGGGCAGTTTGGCGGCTCTCGTCACTTTCTTCctcatcagtttcctcatctttctgTGCTCCAGTTGTGACAG agaaaagaagccGAGACAGCACAGCGGGGACCACGAGAACCTGATGAACGTG CCTTCTGACAAGGAGATGTTCAGCCGCTCAATAACTAGCCTGGCCACAGATGCACCTGCCAGCAGTGAACAGAACGGAATACTCACCAATGGGGACA TTCTTTCAGAAGACAGTACTCTGACCTGCATGCAACATTATGAGGAAGTCCAGACCTCAGCTTCAGATCTGCTGGACTCCCAGGACAGCTCAGGGAAGCCAAAATGTCATCAGAGCCGGGAACTGCCCAGAATTCCTCCTGACAGCGCCGTGGACATGATGCTCAACGCGAGAGCCGTGGATGGGGACCAGGGCCTGGGGACGGAAGGGCCGTACGAAGTACTCAAGGATAGTTCCTCCCAAGAAAATATGGTGGAGGACTGCTTGTATGAAActgtgaaagaaattaaggaggtGGCGGCAGCTGTGAACCCAGGGAAAGGCCATGGCAGCAGGTCAAAGTCAACTTCCGCTTTGAAAGAGCTTCCGGGGCCTCAAGCCCCCCAAGCAGACTTTGCTGAGTATGCCTCGGTggacagaaacaaaaaatgtcGACAGAGTGTTAATGCAGAGACTGTTCTTGGAAATTCATGCGATCTGGAAGAGGAAGCCCCACCACCTGTCCCCGTTAAACTTCTGGATGAGAATGAAAACCttcaggagaagagagagagcaagacaggagACGAAGGAGCCACAGAGGGGACCAGTGAAACCAACAAG AGATTTAGTTCATTGTCGTACAAGTCCCGGGAAGAGGACCCAACTCTCACAGAAGAGGAG ACAGGTCAGACCAGCATGGCAGAATTTCCCAAAGATGATTCCTCTGGTTTTAAATCTTCGGATTGTCAAGGCCTGGCAAAACAGAGCCACCAGCCTGTAGTGAAAAGTTCTCATGCAAATGACCAGTTAACATGCGGCAGGCCTGTCTTAAGAAGCTTTTGA